One window of the Anopheles cruzii chromosome 2, idAnoCruzAS_RS32_06, whole genome shotgun sequence genome contains the following:
- the LOC128277561 gene encoding pro-resilin-like, with translation MAKVLIVLIALVSIGAAAPLPKETARKLQDRKTVMSWENGANMIAEVLRKSPAATTSVASGQEQQPTGAESRSERMGDYVDRQGDRSGAGWLEDRETRAREAIGRAEGRVPEREALRRGGKMGQARKGKLSRGSKKAQLADQIIGEGDNGFPLYDFAYGVYDPVTGDKKEQWEKRVGDYVKGKYTLDQPDGTRRIVEYEADDKNGFEAIVQEIDRIDDRNGGGPVKWGHTDADVAQSYSRLNKYD, from the exons ATGGCCAAA GTGcttattgttttgattgcgCTGGTGTCGAtcggggccgccgccccgttGCCTAAGGAGACCGCCCGAAAGCTGCAGGACAGAAAAACGGTGATGAGCTGGGAAAACGGAGCCAACATGATCGCGGAAGTGTTGAGAAAGTCCCCGGCCGCCACCACATCCGTCGCCAGTggccaggagcagcagccgaccGGGGCCGAGTCTCGGTCCGAACGGATGGGCGACTATGTCGATCGTCAGGGCGATCGCTCCGGAGCCGGTTGGCTCGAGGATCGTGAGACACGAGCTCGTGAGGCGATCGGGCGAGCTGAAGGTCGCGTGCCGGAGCGTGAAGCACTTCGGCGCGGCGGAAAGatgggccaggccaggaaggGCAAACTGTCCCGAGGTAGCAAGAAAGCGCAGCTGGCCGATCAAATCATTGGTGAGGGCGACAACGGTTTCCCGCTGTACGACTTCGCCTACGGGGTGTACGATCCGGTGACGGGCGACAAAAAGGAACAGTGGGAGAAGCGGGTCGGGGATTACGTTAAGGGCAAGTACACGCTGGATCAGCCGGACGGTACCCGGCGCATCGTGGAGTACGAGGCGGACGATAAGAATGGGTTCGAGGCTATCGTGCAAGAGATCGATCGTATCGACGATCGGAACGGGGGTGGGCCGGTCAAGTGGGGCCACACGGATGCGGATGTGGCCCAAAGCTACTCCCGCCTCAACAAGTACGACtag
- the LOC128279117 gene encoding ensconsin-like has protein sequence MIGGKSLFFVGLLMIVSLRSTIAQTVNSTRVAAPNVTDVTTTQIPPQVATSTEQSLARRVLSALWLEITRRRTERTQRQQERREEILRDLDDLGDRKREFELRRQESQRDAQTEQDARRQEMLSRRAGRLPQRERERYNRLRLEKLSRQAPPPVEENEIDDSVPLLDEVVEQQELGGGGGQRVRNLLLIEEGTGNVRLIDLDTEEGRKLVAEKRAGEAEVSADTASKAAQN, from the exons ATGATCGGTGGAAAG TCGTTGTTCTTTGTGGGGCTGCTGATGATCGTCAGCCTCCGCAGCACGATCGCCCAGACGGTGAACTCTACACGGGTAGCCGCCCCGAACGTGACCGATGTGACGACGACACAGATACCACCCCAGGTCGCCACCTCGACGGAGCAATCACTGGCCCGGCGAGTTCTGAGCGCTCTGTGGCTCGAGATTACGAGACGCCGGACCGAGCGGACCCAGCGCCAGCAGGAACGTCGCGAGGAGATACTGCGCGACCTGGACGATCTGGGTGACCGGAAGCGAGAGTTTGAGTTGCGCCGCCAGGAATCGCAACGGGATGCGCAGACCGAACAGGACGCCCGGCGGCAGGAGATGCTATCACGGCGGGCCGGGCGGTTACCTCAGCGCGAACGTGAGCGCTACAATCGGCTGCGCTTGGAGAAGCTGAGCCGGCaggcgccgccaccggtcgagGAGAACGAAATCGACGACTCAGTTCCGCTGCTGGATGAGGTGGTCGAACAGCAGGAactgggtggcggtggtgggcagCGTGTACGGAACTTGCTGCTGATCGAAGAGGGGACCGGTAACGTGAGACTAATCGACTTGGACACCGAAGAAGGCCGAAAGCTGGTGGCCGAGAAGCGGGCTGGCGAAGCGGAGGTCAGCGCGGACACGGCCAGCAAAGCCGCCCAGAACTAG
- the LOC128279116 gene encoding uncharacterized protein LOC128279116 yields the protein MKDQVFLVALISLSAVLCFCSAKDADVKELRQTVSYDTKILHKIPEKTIVEEKKEVDHKALVKQPVGDLLLPSYEFAYGVKDPVSGDYKDQWETRLGDHVKGGYRFDEPDGTQRVVEYEADGKRGFEATVKNVDRKDQADELKLDKVAHSYSYLKRTRP from the exons ATGAAG GACCAAGTGTTTCTGGTGGCGTTGATCTCCCTCTCAGCCGTGCTCTGCTTCTGTTCGGCGAAGGATGCCGATGTGAAAGAGCTGCGGCAGACCGTTTCGTACGATACGAAAATCCTCCACAAAATCCCCGAGAAAACCATTGTCGAGGAGAAGAAGGAAGTGGACCACAAGGCGCTCGTCAAACAGCCCGTCGGAGATCTGCTGCTTCCGAGCTACGAGTTTGCGTACGGTGTGAAGGATCCCGTCAGCGGGGACTACAAGGATCAGTGGGAAACGCGACTCGGCGACCACGTCAAGGGTGGTTATCGGTTCGACGAGCCGGACGGTACGCAACGCGTGGTGGAATACGAGGCGGACGGCAAGCGGGGATTCGAAGCCACGGTTAAGAACGTTGACCGTAAAGACCAGGCGGACGAGCTCAAGCTAGACAAAGTTGCGCACAGCTACAGCTATCTCAAGAGAACTAGGCCGTGA
- the LOC128279115 gene encoding uncharacterized protein LOC128279115 — MFKLVVVILCFATLLVSTGSALTKDEYEISIKHGSFAVHQRHVNGLRKGEPPGPKVVEGPNRDSVQRKEQFYPGESATVEGEGEKISSTLAQPTRPSFGAKVSTSKPSPKSIDFEAVTPGLEEVPLQNSVFTSSQGYGQVRAQGPSTSYQSVEHYGDADVDDDDDSDERIAIVRPISAEDFYKTPQLRTPNTERGPVLFPNEPTTTNPTATTTSANSAGKLLKPIANSSAVQESEEIYLLLKYEAPRKKPAAGGASGDRQQSVPSAGPQVELESSNGELRLQDGRIRTGGGSFTTVGYFVSGEETSTVGPMPGTSTVASSEASPEVPRGRGKLRNSYGEHLNGDLSDFVNSIRPITENSQDSSGDRGSDERKREEIDANLDIAQMTRILAGRQGGLTIPEFNLLFRDYLKKDITVDDLEDFVKYNGEQEGTDESQDAPTAEPDATKSFDIRAENGKSVATSAGTPAKPSEQQPKVQVNKGPAGGKAGRKDKVVKIGYGGSKSYQGVYKSQKFLEKLKAERAPLLSEGAWSGVHFRQQLPVREIGPMAYVDNPVFGFAGARPRMGPMRGTMDLKPIHQAANGVHGGQSYVKFQKIS; from the exons ATGTTTAAG ctggtggtggtcataCTGTGCTTCGCCACGCTGCTGGTGTCGACCGGAAGTGCACTGACGAAGGACGAGTACGAGATTAGTATCAAGCACGGTTCGTTCGCCGTACACCAGCGGCATGTGAACGGTCTGCGGAAGGGCGagccgcccggcccgaaagTGGTGGAGGGGCCGAACAGAGACAGTGTCCAGCGCAAGGAACAGTTCTATCCGGGTGAAAGTGCGACCGTGGAGGGGGAGGGTGAAAAGATCTCCAGCACCCTGGCGCAACCGACGCGCCCCAGTTTCGGTGCCAAAGTGTCCACTTCGAAGCCCAGCCCGAAGAGCATCGACTTTGAGGCCGTGACCCCGGGGCTGGAAGAGGTGCCGCTACAGAACAGTGTCTTCACCAGCAGCCAGGGTTACGGTCAGGTGAGGGCTCAGGGACCCAGCACATCCTACCAGTCGGTGGAACATTACGGAGAcgccgacgtcgacgacgacgacgactccgatGAGCGGATCGCAATCGTGCGACCGATCAGTGCCGAGGACTTCTACAAAACGCCGCAGCTAcgcacaccgaacaccgaacgggGTCCTGTGCTGTTTCCGAACGAACCAACGACAACGAACccaacagcgacgacgacgtcggccaATTCAGCCGGCAAGCTCCTCAAGCCGATCGCCAACTCCAGTGCGGTGCAGGAAAGTGAAGAGATCTATCTGCTGCTGAAGTACGAAGCTCCTCGCAAGAAGCCTGCGGCAGGTGGTGCATCGGGTGATCGCCAGCAGAGTGTCCCGAGCGCTGGACCGCAAGTGGAACTCGAATCGAGCAACGGTGAGCTGCGTCTGCAGGATGGACGTATCCGAACCGGCGGCGGTAGCTTCACCACCGTCGGTTACTTTGTGAGTGGCGAAGAAACGAGCACGGTTGGTCCGATGCCTGGTACTTCGACCGTGGCTTCGTCGGAAGCATCGCCAGAAGTGCCGCGTGGTCGCGGTAAACTGCGCAACAGCTACGGTGAACACCTGAACGGGGATCTCAGTGACTTCGTGAACTCCATCCGACCGATCACGGAAAACTCCCAGGATTCGAGCGGCGACCGTGGATCTGACGAGCGAAAACGCGAAGAGATTGACGCCAATCTGGACATTGCACAGATGACGCGCATTCTGGCCGGCCGACAGGGTGGCCTGACGATACCGGAGTTTAACCTGCTGTTCCGGGACTATCTGAAGAAGGACATCACCGTGGACGATCTGGAGGACTTTGTCAAGTACAACGGAGAGCAGGAGGGCACGGACGAGTCCCAGGACGCACCGACGGCCGAGCCGGACGCGACCAAATCGTTCGACATTCGGGCGGAGAATGGGAAGAGCGTGGCCACCTCCGCGGGTACTCCGGCGAAACCGTCTGAGCAGCAACCGAAGGTGCAGGTGAACAaggggccggccggtggaaagGCCGGCCGTAAGGATAAAGTCGTCAAGATCGGGTACGGTGGATCCAAGTCGTACCAGGGCGTGTACAAGTCTCAAAAGTTCCTCGAAAAGCTGAAAGCCGAACGCGCTCCGCTTCTGAGCGAAGGCGCCTGGAGTGGGGTCCACTTTCGGCAACAGCTACCGGTGCGCGAGATCGGCCCGATGGCGTACGTCGATAATCCGGTGTTCGGGTTTGCGGGAGCACGGCCACGGATGGGCCCGATGCGAGGAACGATGGACCTGAAGCCAATCCACCAAGCTGCCAACGGCGTTCACGGTGGCCAAAGCTACGTCAAGTTCCAAAAGATTAGCTAA